Proteins co-encoded in one Malus sylvestris chromosome 9, drMalSylv7.2, whole genome shotgun sequence genomic window:
- the LOC126633918 gene encoding protein ALP1-like, whose amino-acid sequence MQFIYVFPGWEGSASDSRVLHDAISRPNGFKVPAGCYYLVDGGYTNGEGFLAPYRGIPYHLSEWEGRTPSNKEEYFNMKHSKARNVIERCFGLLKGRWSILRSPSFYPIRTQGRIITACCLLHNLIRQEMSVDPMENLPIIEDGQNTEEGEYVGSVQTSDQWTAMRNDMAQEMLGHITL is encoded by the exons atgcagttcatatatgtgtttccggGGTGGGAGGGTTCCGCATCAGACTCTAGAGTGCTACATGATGCGATTAGTAGgcctaatggttttaaggtaccagcgg gttgttattaccttgtagatggtggttatacaaatggtgaaggattccttgcaccctatagaggaataccttatcatttatctgaatgggagggacgaacaccttctaataaggaagaatattttaacatgaagcattctaaggcaaggaatgtaattgaacgctgttttggcttgctaaaaggaaggtggtcgatattaaggagtccatctttctatccgataaggacacaaggtcgaataattaccgcttgttgcctactacacaatcttattaggcaagagatgtcagtagatccaatggagaatttgccaataatagaagatggacaaaatacagaagaaggtgaatatgttggtagtgTTCAAACATCGGACCAGTGGACTGCAATGAGGAATGATATGGCTCAAGAAAT gttgggtcatattaccttATAA